TAAAAACTTCACATATCACATATCACACATCACATATCACATATCACATATCACAACTTAGTCAACTTAGAAATTAAAATGCCAATTATCTAAAGTTAGTCAATTCTAAAGTTAGTCAATTCTACTTCACATATCACAACTTAGAAATTAAAATGCCAATTATCTAAAGTTAGTCAATTCTACTTCACATATCTAAAGTTAGTCAATTCTACTTCACACATCACAATAACTCAATTTTTTCCGACTAATGACAAGTTCGCTTCTAAATGCAATTGGTTTTCTCAAATCATCTTAAACCCAAATGCTCAATGGCTATACAATCACAAATTATGAttcaaaataattgaaattgtgCTAAATGGCTATACAATGGCTGTATAAGACAATAAGGTCTTAATCACATTGATCTAGTACAATCGAAAAGGCCTCCGTGCATGTTTTTCCAAATATACCCAGGTTACAGAAATACCTTGTTCAGCTGGTAGTGAACTTTGATTCCCTGTAGTATCCTTTTAGAGATGTTCCACCATACCCAGGTCACCGATAAGATTCCCAGAGGGAACACACTCTTTCCAACCCCAAGTGTAAACTTCACCAGTCTCTGTAGAATGTAGATTGACCAATAATCCCAATTAGTTCACATTCTGGTCCTGTAGAAATTCATTACAAATAAATTGTTTATGTATGAAAAAGACATGAAGCCCGTGTTTATTCATCCAGAATTCACTACAACCACAAATTAAAAACATGAAGCCCGTGTTTATTCATCCAGAAAGCAcaggaaaaacaaattaaaaacaccAAATTTCCACTTTtaaatcttctttttttcctatgATGTCAAATAACAATAATGATTCAAATAACAATAATCATTACTAAAAAATTCGATTCATAATTCGATTCAAATAACAATAAACATTTGAgcacaaattcaattcaataggGCAGGGGACTGAACAGGGGTGTGCGGGTGGTGGTAAATGGGGACAAGTCGTTCCCCCcttaaataaatttgtttttcaatcACAAAACGAAACAACTCTGGGCCAGTGGTTCATATGCATTTCGGAAGTAGAATCTCGATGCAGTAAAATGTCTATAAATTATGCCTGACAGGCTGACAGCCCACATTTAAGAAGCATTACGAATTCAACTCTCAGAAGGATCAATATATATCCTTTCCTTAAAATCTCCATTCAAGTGAAACCCTGCTTAATGTAAAGAAATTTTGGAAGACAAGCTCACCCTAATCCCTAAATAACAATGAACTGCAATTTCACCCTAATCCCTAATCCCTACAATGAACTGCAATTTCACCCATCCCTGCTTTCAACTCCTGCAACTCTGCCACTGCAGGAAGCACGGCTGCTAACGTCGTCGAATCAAAACCCATCCCACCCACAACCATATCTCCAAAAACCCGTATGGAATCAGCGTAATAACAATTCCTCACCAACCCAGATATCATCGTATTCCACAAAACCATGTCCTTCTCGGGCAATCCATCAAACACCTTCTGTGCTAACTCAACCCGGGAAAGCTTGAAGTAAAAGTCAACAACAATCAACCCAACATACAAATTCAATCCTAACCCATCAACAATCGAGTGCGCGTGCAGCAAAATCACAAACCCTAATCGTAGTGAAACCCTACAATGAACTGCAATTTCACCCTTATCcctaaataacaaaaacccatcGCAAATCACAAACCCTTACCTTGATTTTGGGACTTGATTCCCGTCGGCTTCGAGATTCGTGTGGCTACCCGTCGTTTAGAAcgagaaggaagagaaaagtctatgggaaagagagagggaagacAAGTCTGGGTTAAAGATTTGGGGATCAAGGTTGCGAAGAGGAGAGATGAGCAAGAGGGAAGAGATAGAGGAGACGCAGGACTTGAGCGAGAGGAAAAGAGGAAAGTCTTTTCCTGCAATTTGATTTGCAATTTGAGCAAGAGGAAAGTTTGCAGTTTAAGcaagaggaagaggaaaagagGTCTGCAATTTGAGGAAAAGAGGTATACGGAAAGAAAAACCGAGAGGAAAAGAGGATAGGATATATGGTTGCAAAActtggaaaaattgaaaaaaaacgcCTATTTTTCGCCATGGACCGCCAAAATTATCAATTCGCGTGACGTAGGTATACAATTCGACGTCACGCAAAGTGGTTTTGCGCGACGATTAAAGCGTCGcgcaaggttttttttatttattttttaaagttttaaaaaaattaccaaaaatgtgactttactcctttcaagttcaatttttatttcacataaaccccacaataatatattattctaaaaaaaacccataataattttttttacatatatatcattcaatttcttaagtgttataagtacaaaataaataaattaaaatctacttagtaaatacatataccattgcacttgatgggaaacacattgtacgaaactagtttcaacgatccaaccgtcaaacttgtttgtatatgcttcgagatcgcatacgccaaaaataggaaaaaaaaacatttagagatcaagtaacgtgacaaaacttttcgacggttataaatgaaaaataacaatttaacggtagttttaactccgattttgatgattttttacagctacactccttgaccctatatgaatccaatgaactaattcgatcgtcgatttaaagtatttacacaagtggataccacaaaatcttatgttatacttaatgaaagtattaataaactctaagtgttagtaaatATACCATTGcacttgatgggaaacacattgtacgaaactagtttcaacgatccaaccgtcaaacttgtttatatatgcttcgagatcgcatacaccaaaaataggaaaaagaaaacatttgGAGATTAAGTAacgcgacaaaacttttcgacggttataaatgaaaaataacgatttaacgatagttttaactccgattttgatgattttttacagctacactccttgaccttatatgaatccaatgaactaattcgatcgtccatttaaagtatttacacaagtggataccacaaaatcttatgttatacttaatgaaagtattaataaactcttaagtgttagtaaatctaccattttgatgggaaacacattgtacgaaactagtttcaacgatccaaccgtcaaacttgtttgtatatgcttcgagatcgcatacgccaaaaataggaaaaaaaaaacatttagagatcaagtaacgcgataaaacttttcgacggttataaatgaaaaataacaatttaacggtagttttaactccgattttgatgattttttacagctacactccttgaccctatatgaatccaatgaactaattcgatcgtccatttaaagtatttacacaagtggataccacaaaatcttatgttatacttaatgaaagtattaataaactctaagtgttagtaaatctaccattttgatgggaaacacattgcatgaaactagtttcaacgatccaaccgtcaaacttgtttgtatatgcttcgagattgcatacgccaaaaataggaaaaaaaaaacatttagagatcaagtaacgcgacaaaacttttcgacggttataaatgaaaaataacgatttaacggtagttttaactccgattttgatgattttttacagctacactccttgaccctatatgaatccaatgaactaattcgatcgtccatttaaagtatttacacaagtggataccacaaaatcttatgttatacttaatgaaagtattaataaactctaagtgttagtaaatctaccattttgatgggaaacacattgtacgaaactagtttcaacgatccaaccgtcaaacttgtttgtatatgcttcgagatcgcatacgccaaaaatgaaaaataacgatttaacggtagttttaactccgattttg
This genomic stretch from Pyrus communis chromosome 2, drPyrComm1.1, whole genome shotgun sequence harbors:
- the LOC137724776 gene encoding pentatricopeptide repeat-containing protein At4g30700-like, translated to MAKNRDKGEIAVHCRVSLRLGFVILLHAHSIVDGLGLNLYVGLIVVDFYFKLSRVELAQKVFDGLPEKDMVLWNTMISGLVRNCYYADSIRVFGDMVVGGMGFDSTTLAAVLPAVAELQELKAGMGEIAVHCRD